A stretch of the Pangasianodon hypophthalmus isolate fPanHyp1 chromosome 28, fPanHyp1.pri, whole genome shotgun sequence genome encodes the following:
- the ltb4r gene encoding leukotriene B4 receptor 1 isoform X1, translated as MIHSHTQTQIIQKERRSIFTGCLLLEPTSSEPHSNQPKLSIFKQPIQMANSSVSLSPGLTNSTFSTATTSKSLSHSHQTGIAILVLAFILGFPGNLFVVWTVLCRVHKRSVTCLLVLNLAVADALVLLSAPFFLRLLVGGKGWEFGTGMCKTVHYLCCVNMYVSIYLICLMSLDRWLAVARPFLSQRLRKKRSLYIVMLGIWIMAFLLALPMPFYRSSNVQPYLKNNISIYLCVPYHWNSMSHELFQYLMETLLGFLIPFTFIVLCYTSVICRLRSAMFHGRVKGSLLILLIITAFAIFWMPYHIINILQVIGLAQGRSGLYTVALSVRPNVTAFAFLSSSVNPVLYVFAGSSHIRRAGLGFMAKLFEGTNSDHSSTSGRRSTINTSSSGLTRMSVKSSRSGDMVINKIRAEEGTKGAETSCMEELKTLTTMP; from the exons ATGATTCACTCCCACACACAGACGCAGATTATTCAGAAAGAGAGAcgctccattttcacaggctgcTTGCTCCTGGAG CCAACATCGAGCGAGCCGCATTCGAACCAACCCAAACTTTCCATCTTCAAACAACCAATCCAAATGGCTAACTCTAGCGTCAGCCTGTCTCCTGGCCTCACCAACTCAACCTTTTCCACAGCAACTACCTCCAAATCCCTCTCGCACTCCCATCAGACTGGGATAGCGATCCTGGTCCTTGCCTTCATCCTTGGTTTTCCAGGGAATCTCTTCGTGGTGTGGACGGTGCTCTGCCGTGTCCATAAGCGCTCCGTTACATGCCTCCTGGTCCTGAATCTCGCTGTGGCTGACGCTCTGGTGCTCCTGAGCGCCCCCTTTTTCCTGCGTCTGCTGGTTGGTGGGAAGGGCTGGGAGTTTGGCACCGGTATGTGCAAGACCGTGCACTACCTCTGCTGCGTAAACATGTACGTATCTATTTACCTGATCTGCCTGATGAGCCTGGACCGCTGGCTGGCTGTCGCCAGGCCCTTCCTGTCTCAGAGGCTGAGGAAAAAGAGGTCGCTGTATATCGTCATGTTGGGGATCTGGATCATGGCCTTCCTCTTGGCATTGCCCATGCCCTTCTACCGCAG CAGCAACGTGCAGCCCTACCTGAAGAACAACATTTCCATTTATCTCTGCGTTCCCTACCACTGGAACAGCATGAGCCATGAACTCTTCCAGTACCTGATGGAGACGCTGTTGGGTTTCCTGATCCCCTTCACCTTCATCGTGTTGTGCTATACCTCCGTCATCTGCCGCCTGCGCAGCGCCATGTTTCATGGGCGTGTAAAGGGCagcctcctcatcctcctcatcatcacgGCCTTCGCTATCTTCTGGATGCCCTACCACATCATCAACATCTTACAG GTGATTGGTCTGGCACAGGGCCGCTCTGGTCTTTATACTGTGGCGCTTTCTGTTCGTCCCAACGTGACGGCGTTTGCGTTTCTGAGCAGCAGCGTGAACCCTGTGCTCTACGTGTTCGCTGGCAGCTCACACATCCGCCGTGCTGGCCTCGGCTTCATGGCCAAACTGTTTGAAGGAACCAACTCAGACCACTCCTCGACCTCCGGACGACGTTCCACAATCAATACGAGCAGCTCGGGCCTCACGAGAATGTCGGTGAAATCTTCCCGGAGTGGAGACATGGTTATAAACAAGATCCGTGCAGAGGAGGGGACAAAAGGGGCGGAGACTAGCTGTATGGAGGAGCTTAAGACCCTTACCACGATGCCGTGA
- the ltb4r gene encoding leukotriene B4 receptor 1 isoform X2: protein MIHSHTQTQIIQKERRSIFTGCLLLEPTSSEPHSNQPKLSIFKQPIQMANSSVSLSPGLTNSTFSTATTSKSLSHSHQTGIAILVLAFILGFPGNLFVVWTVLCRVHKRSVTCLLVLNLAVADALVLLSAPFFLRLLVGGKGWEFGTGMCKTVHYLCCVNMYVSIYLICLMSLDRWLAVARPFLSQRLRKKRSLYIVMLGIWIMAFLLALPMPFYRSNVQPYLKNNISIYLCVPYHWNSMSHELFQYLMETLLGFLIPFTFIVLCYTSVICRLRSAMFHGRVKGSLLILLIITAFAIFWMPYHIINILQVIGLAQGRSGLYTVALSVRPNVTAFAFLSSSVNPVLYVFAGSSHIRRAGLGFMAKLFEGTNSDHSSTSGRRSTINTSSSGLTRMSVKSSRSGDMVINKIRAEEGTKGAETSCMEELKTLTTMP from the exons ATGATTCACTCCCACACACAGACGCAGATTATTCAGAAAGAGAGAcgctccattttcacaggctgcTTGCTCCTGGAG CCAACATCGAGCGAGCCGCATTCGAACCAACCCAAACTTTCCATCTTCAAACAACCAATCCAAATGGCTAACTCTAGCGTCAGCCTGTCTCCTGGCCTCACCAACTCAACCTTTTCCACAGCAACTACCTCCAAATCCCTCTCGCACTCCCATCAGACTGGGATAGCGATCCTGGTCCTTGCCTTCATCCTTGGTTTTCCAGGGAATCTCTTCGTGGTGTGGACGGTGCTCTGCCGTGTCCATAAGCGCTCCGTTACATGCCTCCTGGTCCTGAATCTCGCTGTGGCTGACGCTCTGGTGCTCCTGAGCGCCCCCTTTTTCCTGCGTCTGCTGGTTGGTGGGAAGGGCTGGGAGTTTGGCACCGGTATGTGCAAGACCGTGCACTACCTCTGCTGCGTAAACATGTACGTATCTATTTACCTGATCTGCCTGATGAGCCTGGACCGCTGGCTGGCTGTCGCCAGGCCCTTCCTGTCTCAGAGGCTGAGGAAAAAGAGGTCGCTGTATATCGTCATGTTGGGGATCTGGATCATGGCCTTCCTCTTGGCATTGCCCATGCCCTTCTACCGCAG CAACGTGCAGCCCTACCTGAAGAACAACATTTCCATTTATCTCTGCGTTCCCTACCACTGGAACAGCATGAGCCATGAACTCTTCCAGTACCTGATGGAGACGCTGTTGGGTTTCCTGATCCCCTTCACCTTCATCGTGTTGTGCTATACCTCCGTCATCTGCCGCCTGCGCAGCGCCATGTTTCATGGGCGTGTAAAGGGCagcctcctcatcctcctcatcatcacgGCCTTCGCTATCTTCTGGATGCCCTACCACATCATCAACATCTTACAG GTGATTGGTCTGGCACAGGGCCGCTCTGGTCTTTATACTGTGGCGCTTTCTGTTCGTCCCAACGTGACGGCGTTTGCGTTTCTGAGCAGCAGCGTGAACCCTGTGCTCTACGTGTTCGCTGGCAGCTCACACATCCGCCGTGCTGGCCTCGGCTTCATGGCCAAACTGTTTGAAGGAACCAACTCAGACCACTCCTCGACCTCCGGACGACGTTCCACAATCAATACGAGCAGCTCGGGCCTCACGAGAATGTCGGTGAAATCTTCCCGGAGTGGAGACATGGTTATAAACAAGATCCGTGCAGAGGAGGGGACAAAAGGGGCGGAGACTAGCTGTATGGAGGAGCTTAAGACCCTTACCACGATGCCGTGA
- the ltb4r gene encoding leukotriene B4 receptor 1 isoform X3: MANSSVSLSPGLTNSTFSTATTSKSLSHSHQTGIAILVLAFILGFPGNLFVVWTVLCRVHKRSVTCLLVLNLAVADALVLLSAPFFLRLLVGGKGWEFGTGMCKTVHYLCCVNMYVSIYLICLMSLDRWLAVARPFLSQRLRKKRSLYIVMLGIWIMAFLLALPMPFYRSSNVQPYLKNNISIYLCVPYHWNSMSHELFQYLMETLLGFLIPFTFIVLCYTSVICRLRSAMFHGRVKGSLLILLIITAFAIFWMPYHIINILQVIGLAQGRSGLYTVALSVRPNVTAFAFLSSSVNPVLYVFAGSSHIRRAGLGFMAKLFEGTNSDHSSTSGRRSTINTSSSGLTRMSVKSSRSGDMVINKIRAEEGTKGAETSCMEELKTLTTMP; the protein is encoded by the exons ATGGCTAACTCTAGCGTCAGCCTGTCTCCTGGCCTCACCAACTCAACCTTTTCCACAGCAACTACCTCCAAATCCCTCTCGCACTCCCATCAGACTGGGATAGCGATCCTGGTCCTTGCCTTCATCCTTGGTTTTCCAGGGAATCTCTTCGTGGTGTGGACGGTGCTCTGCCGTGTCCATAAGCGCTCCGTTACATGCCTCCTGGTCCTGAATCTCGCTGTGGCTGACGCTCTGGTGCTCCTGAGCGCCCCCTTTTTCCTGCGTCTGCTGGTTGGTGGGAAGGGCTGGGAGTTTGGCACCGGTATGTGCAAGACCGTGCACTACCTCTGCTGCGTAAACATGTACGTATCTATTTACCTGATCTGCCTGATGAGCCTGGACCGCTGGCTGGCTGTCGCCAGGCCCTTCCTGTCTCAGAGGCTGAGGAAAAAGAGGTCGCTGTATATCGTCATGTTGGGGATCTGGATCATGGCCTTCCTCTTGGCATTGCCCATGCCCTTCTACCGCAG CAGCAACGTGCAGCCCTACCTGAAGAACAACATTTCCATTTATCTCTGCGTTCCCTACCACTGGAACAGCATGAGCCATGAACTCTTCCAGTACCTGATGGAGACGCTGTTGGGTTTCCTGATCCCCTTCACCTTCATCGTGTTGTGCTATACCTCCGTCATCTGCCGCCTGCGCAGCGCCATGTTTCATGGGCGTGTAAAGGGCagcctcctcatcctcctcatcatcacgGCCTTCGCTATCTTCTGGATGCCCTACCACATCATCAACATCTTACAG GTGATTGGTCTGGCACAGGGCCGCTCTGGTCTTTATACTGTGGCGCTTTCTGTTCGTCCCAACGTGACGGCGTTTGCGTTTCTGAGCAGCAGCGTGAACCCTGTGCTCTACGTGTTCGCTGGCAGCTCACACATCCGCCGTGCTGGCCTCGGCTTCATGGCCAAACTGTTTGAAGGAACCAACTCAGACCACTCCTCGACCTCCGGACGACGTTCCACAATCAATACGAGCAGCTCGGGCCTCACGAGAATGTCGGTGAAATCTTCCCGGAGTGGAGACATGGTTATAAACAAGATCCGTGCAGAGGAGGGGACAAAAGGGGCGGAGACTAGCTGTATGGAGGAGCTTAAGACCCTTACCACGATGCCGTGA